TCTCAAATTTAGACTTAAATCTTTTAGGATCAATTGATTTTTGAATATTATTAACTTCTTCTTTTGTAACTGTTTTAGCAGTTTCTTTAACATTTGCAAATAAAGATTTTAAATCTGGTTTTTTTTCTTGTTGAGCTGAAGTCTGTTTTTCAACAACCTCTTTTTCTTCAATGATTTTTTCAACCTTTCTTTCGACCATTTTCTTTTCTGCTTTTTCTACTATCATATCAAGTTCAATTGAAGTTGAAGTTGGAGTAATATTAATCATATTTTGCTCTGGACTCATAATATAAAAAAGTACAGAAAAGCATAAACAGAGATATAAAGAAAATGCAATTATACCTGAAACTATAAATGAAGAATTATTTTGCATTTATTATCCATCTGTTACTAATGCCACTTTGAAAAAACCAGCCTCTTTTACTGATTTTAAAACAAAAATAATATCATCATATTTTAAACTTTTATCTGCACGTATATAAACGGGTGTATTTTGATCTTTACCATTTACGAATTGTAAAAAACTATCCGCAAAATTTCCTATTTCAACTTTATTTTTATTTAATGTTACGATTCTATCTTTTGTAATAATAATATCAATTTTTTGAACATCTTGTGTTTGTTGAGATCTACTTCCTGTTGGAAGTGTTATTGGCTCTTCAAATTCGATAACTGGAGCAGTTACCATAAGTATTGCTAGTAATACTAGCATAATATCTACTAAAGGAGTAATATTCAGATCTGGTTTTTGATTAAAATCATACACTCTATTACCCTTTAGCAATTAAAATTTGCGATTGTGCCTTAAGAAAAACATTTAATTCATAAACTTTTCTTGTAAGAATTTGATGGAAAGTATAGGCAAAAATTGCCACTAATATACCTGCTGCTGTTGCAACTAACGCTTCACTAATAGCTGGAGCAATTATTGAAAACGCAACTTTTGACTGATTTGCAAATTTTGCAAAAGATTCTAATATACCAACAACTGTACCAAAAAGACCAATGAATGGAGAAGTTGAAGAAATTATTGCCAACCATGATAAACCAGAACTTGCATCTTTCATAATATTAATTTCACAAGCATGTAATAACTCTTTTGAAGTTATATTATTTGAGCATTTATTAAGTGCGGATAATGGTGAAAATCTTGTTTCTCTTGAAGTTAATGCTTCTAATGATTTTTTTTCGTTGTTAATTAGTGTATTAAGAATACCTCTTCTATAAAAGAAAACCCAAAAAGTGATAATTATATATATTGACAATAGTGCTAAAACTATATAAGTTATAGCACTACTATTTGCCAAATAATTTAGTAATGTAGTAATCATGCGCTTTTATGCAAATGAGTTAATTTTTGCTTCAACTGATGCTAAAGAAATATTAGAATCTTTTACAGAGTTAACTAATACCTTTGCAGCCTCAATATTTTTAGCAATTTCAGAATCTTTTCCAGCTGTTAATGCAATAGCTCCATCTGCTAATACATCAACTGATTTTTCATCTACTTTAACATGTCCCCAGTTAATAGCAACAGCTTCAGTAGAGTTTGCTTTTTCAATAACGATAACACCAACAGTTAATGAAGAAACTAATGATGAATGTCCTGGTAGAACACCGAACTCTCCCTCTTTTCCAGGAAGAGTTACAGTTTTCACATCATCATTAAATATTTCTCCATTAGGTGTAACGATTGATAATCTAATTGTATCCATGTTATGCCTTATGGTTTTTTGTTATTTCATTTTCTCAGCTTTAGCTAGAACCTCGTCGATTCCACCAACCATATAGAATGCCATTTCAGGAATGTTGTCATATTTACCATCTAAGATTCCTTTGAATCCAGCAATAGTATCTTTTAATTCAACATATTTACCTGGAGATCCTGTAAATACTTCTGCAACGAAGAATGGTTGAGATAAGAATCTTTCGATTTTTCTAGCTCTTGCAACTACAAGTTTGTCAGCTTCTGATAACTCATCCATACCAAGAATTGCAATAATATCTTGTAAATCTTTATATTTTTGTAATACAGATTGAACACCTCTTGCAACATCATAATGTTCTAAACCGATGATATCAGCACTTAAAATTCTTGAAGTTGAATCTAGTGGATCAACTGCAGGATAAATACCTTTTTCAGCAATTTTTCTATTTAAAACTGTTGTAGCATCTAAGTGAGCAAAAACTGAAGCAGGAGCTGGGTCAGTTAAGTCATCCGCTGGTACGTAAACAGCTTGAACAGAAGTAATAGAACCTTTATTAGTTGAAGTAATTCTTTCTTGTAATTTACCCATTTCTGAAGCAAGTGTTGGTTGGTATCCAACAGCTGAAGGAATTCTTCCTAATAATGCTGACATTTCAGATCCTGATTGTGCAAATCTAAAGATGTTGTCGATAAACATTAAAACGTCTAGACCTTTTTCATCTCTAAAGTACTCAGCCATTGTAAGACCTGTTAATGCAATTCTATTTCTTGCACCTGGTGGTTCACTCATTTGTCCGTAGCATAATGCAACTTTATCAAGAACGTTTGAGTCTTTCATCTCATGGTAAAGGTCATTTCCTTCTCTTGTTCTTTCACCAACACCAGCAAATACAGAGTATCCAGAGTGTTTAAATGCAACGTTGTGGATTAATTCCATAATAATAACTGTTTTTCCAACTCCAGCACCACCGAATAGTCCAACTTTTCCCCCTTTTGAATAAGGAGCTAAAAGGTCAACAACTTTGATACCTGTTTCGAACATTTCAGTTTTTGTTGATTGCTCTTCAAATGAAGGAGCAGATCTGTGAATTGACCATTTTGGTGCATCAGCAGCAATTGCGTCACCTTCGTCAATTGGATCACCAATAACGTTGAAAATTCTTCCTAAAACTGCTTCACCAACAGGAACTTTAATTGGTCCACCAGTAGCGTTACACTCTTGACCTCTAATTAAACCTTCTGTCATGTCCATTGCAATAGTTCTAACTCTACTATCACCAATGTGAGCAGCAACTTCTAATACTAATCTATCTTTATTAGCATCAGCTAATACAACTTCAATAGCTTCGTTAATTTCTGGTAAGTATCCGTCGAACTCTACGTCAACAACAGGACCCATTACCTGAATAATTTTACCTTTCATACGGGCAGCTCCTTTAAATTATTTTAATGCTTCAACACCACTGATAATTTCTATCAGCTCAGTTGTAATTGCAGCTTGTCTAGCTTTATTATATTCAACAGTTAAACTATTAACTTTTTCTTTTGCATTTTTAGTTGCAGCTTCCATTGCTTGCATTCTTGCAGAATGCTCAGCAGCTAAAGAGTCAATTAATGCATAATACATATTGAAATCAATATATTTATCAGTTAATTCATTTAATACTTCTTCATCATCATCTGGTTCAATTTCTAACATTGAATCACTTTTTTTAGCTTCAATATTGTCTAAACCAATTGGTAATAATTCTCTAACTCTAATTTCTTGAGATAGCATATTTAAAAATCCATTGTAAACTAAAACTACTTTATCAGTAACTTCATTTCTGAAATCTTCTACAACAGCATTTATAAAATCTGCAGCTCTATCATAATCAGGAGCAGAACTTAAATCACTTACTTTTTGTTCTAAACTAAACTTTTGGAATGTAAAATATTCAACACCTTTTTTACCAGCTGCTCTCAATCTTACATTAATTCCTTTAGATTTATATTCAGCAATTAATCTACTTACAGTTTTAATTGTTGACATATTAAATCCACCGCAAAGACCTTTATCAGCAGTTACAAAAACAATATCAACTGTTTTTGGATTATCATTGCTAACAAAAGCTCTACTAATGTTTCCACCTTCATGAGCAGTGCTCACTCTAGCAGCAATATCAGAAAGAACATCATTAATTTTCGCTGCATAACTTCTAGCTTGTTCTGACAATTGTCTAGTTCTAGTAAGTTTAGCAGAAGAAACTAGCTTCATAGCTTTTGTTGTCTTCTGAGTATTTTTAACACTACCTATTTTTAATTTTATCTCTTTTAAATTAGCCATTTGCTAATCCTTATTTTGCATTAAATACAGTTTTGAACTCTTCTAATGCAGCTTTTAATTCAGCTTCATTATCATCATCTAATTTTTGTTTAGTTTTGATTGATTCTAAAATATTTGAATATTTTTGCTCAAAGAATGCATGTAATTCATTTTCAAATCTTACAACATCTTTAACTGCGATATCATTTAAATAACCTTTAGTACCTGCATAAATAATAACGATTTGTTTTTCAATAACAAGTGGTTTATTAACACCTTGTTTTAAAACTTCAACCATTCTTTGACCAAGTTCTAATTCTCTTCTTGTTGCTTCATCTAAATCTGATGCAAATTGAGCAAACGCTTCAAGCTCTCTATATTGTGCTAAAGATAATTTTAAAGTACCTGCAACTTGTTTAGTAGCTTTAATTTGAGCAGCTCCTCCAACCCTAGAAACAGATAAACCAACATTAATTGCAGGTCTAATACCTGAGTTAAATAAATTAGTTTCTAAGAAAATTTGTCCATCAGTAATAGAAATTACGTTTGTTGGAATATATGCAGCAACGTCTCCAGCTTGTGTTTCAATGATAGGTAACGCAGTCATAGAACCAGCACCTTTTTCATCTGACATTTTTGCAGCTCTTTCTAATAATCTTGAGTGTAGATAGAATACATCTCCTGGGTAAGCTTCTCTTCCTGGAGGTCTTCTTAAAATTAATGACATTTCTCTATATGCAACTGCATGTTTTGATAAATCATCATAAACGATTAATGCATGTTTACCATTATCTCTGAAGTATTCACCAATTGTAACACCTGTATATGGAGCTAAGAATTGTAATGCAGATGAATCAGCAGCACCAGCATTAACAACAATTGTGTAATCCATTGCACCAGACTCTTCTAAAGTTCTTACAACTGCAGCAACTGAAGATGCTTTTTGTCCAATAGCAACATAAATACAAATAACGTTTTCACCTTTTTGATTTAAAATTGTATCGATTGCAACTGTAGTTTTACCAGTTTGTCTATCACCAATGATAAGCTCTCTTTGCCCTCTTCCAATTGGAACTAATGCATCAATTGCTTTAATACCAGTTGTTAATGGCTCATGTACAGATTTTCTAGCCATAATTCCAGGAGCTTTTTCTTCAACAAATCTATGTTCAGCTGCTGCAATAGGACCTTTACCATCAATTGGCTCACCTAATGCATTTACAACTCTTCCAACCATAGCATCACCAACTGGTGTTTCTAATAATTTTCCAAGTCTTTTACAAGATGTACCTTCTCTTAGACCTTCACCTTTTCCAAGGATAACGATACCAACTGAAGACTCTTCTAAATTTGAAGCAAGACCTCTTTCACCATTTTCAAACTCAACTAGTTCCCCAGCCATAACATTTTTTAATCCGTAAACTTGAGCAATACCATCTGCATAAGAGATAATTTTACCTGTTTCATTTACATCTACACTTAATTCAAAGTTATCAATTCTTTCTTTTATTATAGAACTGATTTCATCAGCTTGAATTTTTGCACCCATTCAATTTCTCCTTTATAAGTTCTAAACTGCTTTTAAAATATGATCAATTAACTGTGATTTTAATCTATCTTTTGAAAAAGATATTTCAACCCCAAGTCCGTCAATATCTACTTTAATACCATCATAGTCACAAACATTTTGCGATAATGATAATTTAACATCAAATTTTTTACTAAATTGTTCTTCTATTGAAGATACATAATCGCTTGATAATTCCTGATTAGTATAAACAACACCTACATAACTATTATTATTTTTTGCAAGTTGAGCACTTAACTCTGCTGCAATATATGGTAATAAAGTTAATCTTCTTTTTTCACCTAAAATTTTAATAAAATTGCTTAAAGCATTATCTATACCATCAACAAACGAAGTTACTAAATTAACTTTTACAGTTGATGAAATTTCTGGTGAAGAAATAATAGAATTAAATTTTTCATCAGCAAATGCTGTTGAAATTTCATTTAACTTATCACTAATAGTATTTATAGTAAGGCTATCTCTACCATCAATTAAAGCTTTTACATATCTTTTTGCTACTAAATCTTTCATTACGCTACCTTCTTAAGAACAATATTTGCTAACTCACTTTGAGTTAATTGAATATTTTCAGAACTTAATAGCTCTTCAAGAACCTCAGTAACAACTTTTCTTTTAGCTTTTGATGTTTCTACTTTCATCATTTCATCTAAATTTTTATTTAGATTAGCGATATCTGCATCAACAGCAGTTGCAACTTTTTGTTTAACTGAATCAATATCAGCTTTTGCACCTTCAATAATTTCAGTAGCAAGTTTTTTTGCTTCTTCAAGTTTTTTTTGTGCATCTGAAACTTTATCTTGAGAAGCTTTTAAAGTCTCTTGAACTTTGTCAAGTTCTGCTTGAATAGATAAAGTTCTATTGGCAAAAAATGCTTTAATTTTATCAGCAAGTAAATACCATAAAATTCCAGCAAATATAATAAAGTTAACGGTTCTTTGTACTATATCAGTTTCTACCGCACCTTCGCTTGCAAATAATGCAACAGGAGCTAAAGCTAACCCAAGTAATAAAATTCTTTTCATATTCTCTAATCCCCTTATTAAATAGAGCTAAGCTTAGCTTTTAGGCTCTCATTAAATTGAGGCATTGAAGATACTAAAGAATCTCTTAGAGCTTTAGTCTCATCTTGTAAGTTTTTAGCAAACTCCGCAGATTTTGCTTCTAAATTAGATTTAGCACTTGCAAGTTTTGCATCAGCACTATCCTTTGCTTCCTTATAAGCTTGTTCTCTAATTGCAGCTGCTTCTTTTTTAGCTTTAGAAATGATTTCATTTGCTTCTGCTAATAAACCATCAACATCAGCACCATTTGATTTCGCATCTTCTAAATCTTTTTTTATAGAAGCTGTTCTATCATCCATGTGCTTTAATAATGGCTTGAAAAGACAACTGTTTAGTCTAGCAACAACTAAAAGAAAGATGATACCAGAGCTAAGCAATAATACAGGACTTATGTCTAACATTCATTCCTCCATATTTTTTACAGTTTAGTTTAACTAAAACTCAAATATTTTAGCAAAACTAAGTATAAAAATATATTAAATGAAAAAATTAGATTGTAAATTTTTAGATTTTGTTACAATTGTATATTAAAGTAACTAGATATTTTGTCGATTTCTTCTTGAGAATTAAATTCAATTTTAAAATAGTTTTTTTCTACTTTAACTTTCAGATTATTCTCTTGTAATTTCGTCATTAGATTTTTTAAAGGAGCTACGTTATAATCAACAGAACTCTTCTCTTTTTTAGGTTTATCGCTATTTTTTTCTTTCAATTCTTTAACTAATTTTTCTGTTTCTCTAACTGAAAGTTTTTGACCAACAATTGAATCAGCAACCATTTTTTGTTCATCAGAACTTAATCCAAGCATAACTTTTGCATGTCCTGCACTAATTTTGTCCGTTGCTAAAAATTGTTGTACATATGAGTTTAATTGTAACAGTCTTAATGTATTTGTAATAGAAGTTCTACTTTTAAACACTTTTTTTGATAGCTCTTCATGAGTAATGTTATGTTCATTTAGTAACTGTGCGTAACAGTATGCTAATTCAATAATATTTAAGTCATCTCTTTGAATATTTTCAATTAAAGCTAATTCTCTTAATTTTAATTCGTCAGCATCAACAATAATTGCTTTTATTTGATCAATTTTTGCAAGTTTATGAGCTCTTAATCTTCTCTCTCCTGCAATTAAAGTGTAACTATTATCTTCATTTTCTACTACAACTATTGGTTGCAATAATCCATGTTCTTTAATTGATTCACTTAATTCACTTAATTTTTCTTCATCAAATATTTTTCTTGGTTGATTAGGATTAGCTTTAATTAACGAAACATCTAGTTTTCTTACACCCGATTTATTATTTCCTGTTGAATTTTCATAAGCAGATTCAACTTCACCTAATAATTCCCCTAATCCTCTTCCTAATGCCATACTATATCCTATAAAATAAAATTATCCTGCAATTGCTCTTGCTAAATTTGTATAAGCTTTTGTTCCACTTGAATTTGTATCATAAAGCATAATTGGTTTACCAAAACTTGGACTTTCTGCTAATTTTACATTTCTTGGAATAACTACATATGAATTATCATCAACTTTAAATAATTTATTTTCAAAATGTTGTGCTAAATCTGCAAATACTTGTTTTGAAAGATTATTTTGTGCACTATACATTGTAGGTAAAAAACCTCTAATTTGTAAAGATTGATTTATTGTTTGTTTTACTAATTTTATAGTATTTAATAACTGTGCTAAACCTTCTAGTGCAAAAAACTCACATTGAATTGGAATTAATACTGATGATGATGCACTTAAAGTATTTATTGTGATTGGTCCAAGTGCTGGAGGCGAATCTATTATAATATAATCAAAATCTTTTTTTATTGGATCAATTTTTCTTTTTAATACTAATTCTCTCTCTTTAGTATTTTTATAGAACTCTTTTTCTATACCTACAAGTCCAATATTTGAAGGTGCAACTTTTAGATTCTCAATCTCTGAATCTAAAATAATTTCACTTAATTCTTTTGTTCCTAACATTACATGATAAATGTTATATTCATAAGTATCTCTATGAAATCCTAAAGATGTAGTTGCATTTGCTTGAGGATCTGCATCAATTAATAAGACTTTTTTACCTTCTAAGGCAAGTGCTGCGCTTAAGTTTACAGCTGTAGTAGTTTTACCTACTCCACCTTTTTGATTAGCTATTGAAATAATTTCTGTCATCTTAAACTAAATACCTTTTTATTGTTTACTTGAATTGAACCATCTTCATTTAATATCGCGTGTTCTAATGAAACTTTTTGATTATCTATGGTCGTTTGGAACTTTTTGCTAAGTTGAAATTCTATCTTAAAATCACTAAATATTTGCTTCCATGAAATCTTTTTTTCTAACTCTAAAAAATAATTTTGTAACAAATTATCTATATCTACTTTTATATCGAGTTTTCCAAAATCTTCTTCTACTTCTAACAAATTTAACCCTATTCCACAATAGACTAAATTCTTTGACATATTAGTAATTGTTCCACCAATTTTTTTATTATTAATATAAAAATCATTTGGCCATTTAATCCATACATTAGAACCTAAATTTTTTAAAATAGATTTTAATATATATGAAACATAAATGGAAATTGTTTGTAGAGGCAAATCCTCTGGTAGTTCATCTATTGAAATAACAAAAGAGAAAAAAAGGTTACCTTTTTTCCCAGTCCAAGAATTTCCACGACTTCCTATTCCATTTGTTTGATAATCAGTTACAATACATAATGGTTCAACATAACCATTAGTTTGAATATATTCTTTTAAATATGTGTGAGTTGAATTAACTTCATTTAATCTTATAATTTTCATTTTTCGATTATACATAATTAAAATAGAAGATTTTATTAATTATAATCTTTGCAAAAAAAGGTGTTAGTTTATTATGTTAGATCCCGTTTTACCTATTGCAATATATTTAGCTATAGGATATTTATTTAAAGTATTTTTGCATGATAATTCGAAACAATTAATAGAATTTATCATCTACTTTTCACTTCCCTCAATTGTTTTTTCAAAAATTTATCCTTTAATTCTTGACCAAAGAATTGTTGGATTAATTTTAATGTTTATGTGTTTTATTTTATTCAACCTAACATTAGCATATCTTGTAGGTAAATTAATGAGATTAAATAGAACATATTTTGCTACATTTATGATTATGGCAACATTTGGGAATACATCATTTATAGGATTTTCATATATAGATGCATTTTATGGACAAGATTATATTGTGTATGGACTAATTTATGATATTTTTGGTTCATTTCTACTTTTAGTTTCAGTTGGTATGTTTATTATTACGTGGGGAAATGGCAAAAAAAACAGTGTGAAATCTATTTCAAAATCAATTTTCTTATTCCCACCTGCAATTATGTTTTTTGTTACACTTGTTGCAAAAAATTTTGAAATACCAAACTTTTTATTGTTGACTACTCAAACACTTGGTTCAACTTTAGTGCCACTTGCTATGATTGCTATTGGTATGAAATTAGAACTAAAGAATATTTTTGCAAGATTACATATAGTTTCAGTTGCAATGATTTTAAAAATGATTGTTGTGCCAATAATTATATTAATTGGATTCAAATACTTCTATGGAATAGACCAAACTTGGGTAAAAGTAACTATAATTGAAGTTGCAATGCCACCTATGACTATGGCAACAGTTTTAGCTATAAAAGGTGGTTTAGATGAGAAAATTGCAATTAATTCTCTTGTATTAGGTGTTTTATTAAGTCTATTTACAATAACAATGTATACTACATATTTAGCGTAATTTTTTACGCTAGATTTATAGTAAAATATTCCCTACTTCAAGTCTTTGCCCTCTTATAAAATCAACTGAACTAATAGCTTTTTTTGAAGGAGCTTGTAAAGTTTTTATTTTTAAACTTCCTTTTTTACATCCAATAACAATAAAATCTTTAGAGATTTCTAAAATTTCTCCCTCTTTATTTATTGAATTTTCTTCAACTAATTCAATATCTTTTAATTTTAGCTCTGACTCTAAAAAAATACCTGGCCAATAAGAGTATGCTTTATATTTTAAATATAATTTTTTTGCATCTAAAAAATTTACTAAACCATCTTCTTTTTTAATTTTTTTGCAAAAACTAACTTCTGCTTCATTTTGTTTTATAGGTTTTATATTTTCAAAATTATCTAACGTAGTTATTGTTAAAGTTGCTGCAATAATTGATAATTTTTCAAAAGCTTCTGATACTTCCATAGTTGAAGTTATTTTTAAATATTGTAAACCTAAAATATCTCCACTATCAAGACCTTCTTCCATAAGCATTGATGTAACACCTGTAAAATAATCATCATTTAATAATGATTCTTGAATAGGACTAGCACCTCTATATTTTGGTAAAAGTGAGGCATGAAGGTTTATACAAGGGGCGATATCTAAAATCTCTTTTGGTAAAATCTGTCCATAAGCAGCAACTATTATAAAATCAGGTTTTAAATCTTCTATTTGTTTTTTAGCTTCTTCATTTCCTCTTAATTTAATAGGTTGAAAAATTGGAAGATTTAGATTTTCATCTAAACAATATTGTTTTATATGAGGAGGAGTCAAAACTTGTTTTCGCCCAACTGGTTTATCAGGTTGAGTAAATAATCCTATTACTTCATATTTGCTATTTATTAACTCTTTAAATATTGTCGTAGCATAATCTGGTGTTCCCATAAATAGAATTCTTTTACTCAAAAACTATCCTTTTTTATTTTTTTGTTTGGAAAATTGTTCCACTATTATGATTTCCATCAACTAAAAAATCATAAGCATTTTTTAAATCAAATCCAGATGTAAGATACATAGGAATTCCTCTTTGCATTAAAAAACTTGCAGCTTTAAGTTTTGTTACAATTCCACCTGTTGCAAATTCAGAATTTGCACTATGTTTCATTTCTAACTCTTCTTCTTTTATTTCATAAACATTTTTTTGTAAAACTGCATCTGAAAACTCTCTTGGATTTTTATTATAATATCCATCTATATCTGATAAAATTGCTAACATATCAGCTTTAAAATAATAAGCTACATGAGCAGCTAATTGGTCATTATCTCCAAAAACCAACTCATCAGTAGCAATTACATCATTTTCATTTATGATTGGAAGAATATTATTTTCAAGTAAAATTTCCATCACATTTTGTGCATTTTTTGATCTTTTTCTTGAATCAAAATCATCTGCAATAAAAAGCATTTGAGCACAAGTTATATTATGTTCTTTAAATCTTTTTTTATAATTTTTAAGTAATAAAGGTTGCCCAATCGCAGCTAATGCTTGTTTATTTGCAACTATCTTTTTATCAAGTTTTAAAGAAGTATATCCAGCACCAACAGCACCAGAAGATACTAAAATAACTTCAAGATTTTTTTCATTTTTTAATTTTGCGATTAAATTTACTAAATTGTTCATTCTCTCAAGAGCTAATTGACCATCTTGAGTTAAAACAGCAGTTCCAACTTTTATTACTAATCTTTTATTTGCAGGTAAAATTACATTATGTTCCATCATTTACCTTGTTCTAATAAATTATATAAAGCAAAGCCTAATTGTTTAATATTTAATTTCGTTAAAGAAGAGATTGGTAAAACAAAATATGGTTTAGTTTCATCAAATCTTGAATAAATTAAATCTTGAATATAGTAAGGATAATCAGCTTCAAATTTAAACTCATTTGAAGTAGTCACTTCTAAACCAATTTCATTAATAAACTTTTTAATATCACCTTCTAAATCTTCACCAAAATATCCATCAATTTTACTTAAAACTAT
The genomic region above belongs to Arcobacter ellisii and contains:
- a CDS encoding ParA family protein, whose product is MTEIISIANQKGGVGKTTTAVNLSAALALEGKKVLLIDADPQANATTSLGFHRDTYEYNIYHVMLGTKELSEIILDSEIENLKVAPSNIGLVGIEKEFYKNTKERELVLKRKIDPIKKDFDYIIIDSPPALGPITINTLSASSSVLIPIQCEFFALEGLAQLLNTIKLVKQTINQSLQIRGFLPTMYSAQNNLSKQVFADLAQHFENKLFKVDDNSYVVIPRNVKLAESPSFGKPIMLYDTNSSGTKAYTNLARAIAG
- the fmt gene encoding methionyl-tRNA formyltransferase — encoded protein: MSKRILFMGTPDYATTIFKELINSKYEVIGLFTQPDKPVGRKQVLTPPHIKQYCLDENLNLPIFQPIKLRGNEEAKKQIEDLKPDFIIVAAYGQILPKEILDIAPCINLHASLLPKYRGASPIQESLLNDDYFTGVTSMLMEEGLDSGDILGLQYLKITSTMEVSEAFEKLSIIAATLTITTLDNFENIKPIKQNEAEVSFCKKIKKEDGLVNFLDAKKLYLKYKAYSYWPGIFLESELKLKDIELVEENSINKEGEILEISKDFIVIGCKKGSLKIKTLQAPSKKAISSVDFIRGQRLEVGNILL
- a CDS encoding AEC family transporter gives rise to the protein MLDPVLPIAIYLAIGYLFKVFLHDNSKQLIEFIIYFSLPSIVFSKIYPLILDQRIVGLILMFMCFILFNLTLAYLVGKLMRLNRTYFATFMIMATFGNTSFIGFSYIDAFYGQDYIVYGLIYDIFGSFLLLVSVGMFIITWGNGKKNSVKSISKSIFLFPPAIMFFVTLVAKNFEIPNFLLLTTQTLGSTLVPLAMIAIGMKLELKNIFARLHIVSVAMILKMIVVPIIILIGFKYFYGIDQTWVKVTIIEVAMPPMTMATVLAIKGGLDEKIAINSLVLGVLLSLFTITMYTTYLA
- a CDS encoding biotin--[acetyl-CoA-carboxylase] ligase, with product MKIIRLNEVNSTHTYLKEYIQTNGYVEPLCIVTDYQTNGIGSRGNSWTGKKGNLFFSFVISIDELPEDLPLQTISIYVSYILKSILKNLGSNVWIKWPNDFYINNKKIGGTITNMSKNLVYCGIGLNLLEVEEDFGKLDIKVDIDNLLQNYFLELEKKISWKQIFSDFKIEFQLSKKFQTTIDNQKVSLEHAILNEDGSIQVNNKKVFSLR
- the proB gene encoding glutamate 5-kinase yields the protein MEHNVILPANKRLVIKVGTAVLTQDGQLALERMNNLVNLIAKLKNEKNLEVILVSSGAVGAGYTSLKLDKKIVANKQALAAIGQPLLLKNYKKRFKEHNITCAQMLFIADDFDSRKRSKNAQNVMEILLENNILPIINENDVIATDELVFGDNDQLAAHVAYYFKADMLAILSDIDGYYNKNPREFSDAVLQKNVYEIKEEELEMKHSANSEFATGGIVTKLKAASFLMQRGIPMYLTSGFDLKNAYDFLVDGNHNSGTIFQTKK